In Gossypium raimondii isolate GPD5lz chromosome 12, ASM2569854v1, whole genome shotgun sequence, a single window of DNA contains:
- the LOC105764080 gene encoding 1,4-alpha-glucan-branching enzyme 2-2, chloroplastic/amyloplastic, which produces MYLDKDGKDREMNSRMGTRSGVKDSIPAWIKFSVQAPGEIPYSGIYYDPPEEEKYVFKHPHTKRPKSHAGMSSILCISLFPCMNCYSSLLSDCLPVLICCYLLSCHIFCTVSSNILYDMFLQDFENEKKSRSFLY; this is translated from the exons ATGTACTTGGACAAAGATGGGAAAGATcgtgaaatgaat AGTCGCATGGGAACTAGATCTGGGGTTAAGGATTCTATTCCTGCTTGGATCAAGTTCTCTGTTCAAGCACCTGGTGAAATCCCATACAGTGGAATATACTATGATCCACCAGAAGAG GAAAAGTACGTATTCAAACACCCCCATACAAAAAGACCAAAATCACATGCTGGAATGAGTAGCATCCTATGCATCTCTCTTTTCCCTTGCATGAATTGTTATTCCAGTCTTCTGTCAGATTGCTTACCGGTTCTAATTTGTTGTTACTTGCTATCATGCCATATTTTTTGTACTGTTTCTTCCAATATTTTATATGACATGTTCCTCCAAGACTttgagaatgaaaagaaaagcagGAGTTTTttatactga
- the LOC105764081 gene encoding uncharacterized protein LOC105764081, giving the protein MPKKNGTDVGRRAWRFLRLALLWARKGGVFKRRLTMVDLRLVIPKFLKSSTAASRHDRLHYKEREFSFDETPIFHVKVHRFASMRFLLPCISPTEAVDFDDHEIYSCGSGSNSNNSYSTCSDIVEEGEEMGYEGCDEKSPYPLEEEGIDLKAAKFIAKFYEQIKLQRQISDLEYND; this is encoded by the coding sequence ATGCCTAAGAAAAACGGTACTGATGTTGGTCGAAGAGCATGGCGTTTCCTTCGTTTAGCACTGTTATGGGCAAGAAAAGGCGGTGTCTTCAAACGGCGACTCACCATGGTCGACCTACGATTGGTGATACCCAAGTTTTTAAAAAGTTCAACAGCCGCTTCTCGTCATGACCGTCTTCATTACAAGGAACGTGAGTTTTCTTTCGACGAGACACCCATTTTTCACGTTAAGGTCCACCGTTTTGCTTCCATGCGCTTCCTTCTTCCTTGCATTAGTCCCACCGAGGCCGTAGATTTTGACGATCATGAAATTTATAGCTGTGGTAGTGGCAGCAATAGCAACAACAGTTATTCAACATGTTCTGATATTGTTGAAGAAGGGGAAGAGATGGGATATGAAGGTTGTGATGAGAAAAGTCCATATCCATTAGAGGAAGAAGGGATTGATTTGAAGGCAGCGAAGTTTATAGCAAAGTTTTATGAGCAAATTAAGTTACAAAGACAAATTTCTGATTTGGAATATAATGATTAA